The segment CACCCCGCCGCGCCAACTACGTGACGGGCACCTTCGCGCCGGGGGACCCTGAGGGCGGCTGGGTGGGCGAGCTGGCCCGTGACCTCGACTGCCCCACGGGGGGCTCGGTGCCGCTCGCCCACCGCCTCGAGGACACGCTGGTCACCCGCTGGGTGCTGGCGGCTCGGGCCAACCTGCCCGTGCCCCCCACGCTGGCCTTCGTCCTGGGGACCAGGGGGGACCTGCCCGCCCAGCCCGCGGCCCCCGGGGTGAGGCTGGTGCGGCTGCAGGAcccccagggccagcagagcctggtgcaggaggaggtgggCGCCTTCCTGGGGGGCACCGCCATGGAGCCCTACGGCCAGGTGGGCACGGCAGGGCGGGCGGTGCTGGTGGCGCCAGGTGGCGCTGGGGGACATCGAGAAGCACGGGTGGGGTGGCTGTGAGGGTGGCGaccaggtggcactggggtggcagcaggtgGTGGGGTGGCAAAGGTGACACGGGCGGGCCGGCTGGCTGCCGGGGTGGCAGCAGGTGGCCCGGGGTGACACGGAGGTGCACGCAGGTGGTGGTGCGGCCGGCGGGGTGGCGGTGGCGGGGGacaggcaccagcagcacccacaggaaggaggagggggtggcggtggcgCAGGCGGTGGGTGCCCGGCTCCGGGGGCTGACGGAGGAGGACAGCGTCCTGCTGGAGGCCATGGTGCCCACCGCCCGCCTGCCCGTGCCCCCCCCACGTAAGGCCCCCGCCCTCGGGCGCCCACCACCCTGGGAGGGGGGGGAAGAGACTCCCGGGATCCCACGggtccctgcagctgtgccgGCCACgtgtctgtgccctggggcggGTGGGTGGGGGCCATCGGGGTGCCCGAATTACTGGGGTCCTGGGGGAGGGCACGAGGGTCACCCTGAAGAGCCCACAGTCCCCTGGGTTAGGGTTTGGGGGACAGTTTGCCACCTTGGACCCCCACAGACCCATGGGGAGAGGTGGGGAAGGTCACCCTGGACTTCCATGGTCCCCTGTAGTGGGAGGGAAAGTCACCCTGGAGCCCCACGGTcccccggggctgggcagggtgttGGGGTGACCCCCTCTGACTCCCGACAGCCCCGTGGGGCTGGGGATGACAGTGGCGATGCTGTACCCCTcactccctggggctgggcttggCCGGGGCCACCGCGGTGCCGCAGGGAGTCCCAAAAGGCCCCGGAGGAGGGCGAGGGCGAGGTGGGGCAGGGCGGCCCCGTCCCCGCATGGCGGCCGTGCCTGCCCTGTCCCTTGccccccaggcagcccagccccgcgGCTGCCCATGGCCCTGCGCATCTGCACCCTCGTCTGCAGGTCCTGGGGGGACcggccccagctctgccaggtaCGGCGTGTCCCCACACCCTGGcggctctgtgtgtccccagcctaCGATGGCAGTCTTGCGCCCAGGCTGTAGTAATCTGTGTGCTATGCCCTGTGTGCCTGTCCGTGTCCCCatgccctggtggccctgggtgtccccaggactGCTGGCCATCCACATCCCTGCCTTGGGTCATTGTGTCACCCCACGTCCCTACGCCCTGGCGGCAGCTGCATCCCCAAGCTATGGGCTGGCAGCCAATGTCCCCGTACCCTGGTGGCAGCCGGTGTCCCCACACACGCGTGGGTGTCGCCGTGTCCCCACACACAGGTGGCCTGCGCCGTGGGACGCGCGGAGAGCCCGGTGCGTCACGGCGCGGCGCTGCCCCAGGGCCTGGactccagcctgcagcagtgggGGGTGGCGGCCCCCAGCCAGCGACAGGCGCTGGCCACGCGGCTGCGGGAGGCCACCGAGGCCGCCGCGGCCGCCCTGATGGCCAGCGAGGCCGAGCTGAGCCCGCGGcagcgcggcggcggccgggcccgcACCGACATCCTGGGTGAGCAGGGCGCGGGGGACGCCGTCGGTGCCCGCGGTCACCGCGCGGTACTGAGCGTCGTGTCACCGTCCCCAGGCGTGGATTTCCTGCTGGCGTGCGTAGATGAGGCGCTGGAGCTGGTGGCGCTGGCCACGAACGGGCAGCGGTGCCTGGAGACGTGCGCGCTGGCCGAGGCCATGGGGCGCGGCGTGGGCGAGCCCCGCGGGGATTTGCCGCGGCTGCTGGCCGAGGCCATGCTGCACCGGGCGCAGCGCCACCTGGTCGAGGGCAAGGACATCCTGCTCATCGGGGCCGGCGGCGTCAGCAAGAGCTTCGTGTGGGAGGCGGCCCGCGACTACGGGCTGAAGGTGAGGGGCCCGGGGCGCCAGCGGGCTCGGGGCGGCACAGCCGCGGGCCCGGGGCCGGCCGCCCCCCCGGTGACGCCTCTCCGGGGCCGCAGATCCACCTGGTGGAGTCGGACCCGGAGCACTTCGCGGCGGGGCTGGTGCAGACCTTCCTGCCCTACGACAGCCGGGAGCACCGGCGCGACGAGGAGCACGCGGAgcgggtgctggagctgctgcgcTCCCGGGGGCTGCGGCCCCACGCCTGCCTCTCCTACTGGGACGACTGCGTGGTGCTGGCGGCCCTggtgtgccaggggctggggctccgcggccccgcgcccgccgccgtgCGGGTGGCCAAGCAGAAGAGCCGCACGCACCGGCACCTGCAGCGCTgccgccgcggccgcccgccgcccgccgccttCGCCGTGCCCTGCCGCCGCCTGCGGAGCCACGGCGACGTGGAGCGGGCGGCGGGTGCCGTGCCCTTCCCCGCCGTGGCCAAGCTGGAGTTCGGCGCGGGCGGCGTGGGCGTGCGGCTGGTGGAGAACGCCGGGCAGTGCCACGCTCACGCCGCCCGCCTCTGGAGGGACCTGCGCGACGACGCCGACCACCCGGGCatcgggctgggctggggcaacGCCATGCTGCTCATGGAGTACGTGCCGGGCACCGAGCACGACGTGGATCTGGTGGTCTTCGAGGGGCGGCTGCTGGGCGCCTGGGTGTCGGACAACGGCCCCACGCGTGTCCCCGCCTTCCTGGAGACGGCGgcctgcctgccctcctgcctgcccgCCGACCGGCAGGCGCAGCTGGTGCGGGCGGCGCTGCAGTGCTGCCGGGCGTGCGGGCTGCGCGACGGCGTCTTCAACGTGGAGCTCAAGCtgggcccggcggggccgcgcctGCTGGAGATCAACCCCCGCATGGGGGGCTTCTACCTGCGCGACTGGATCCGCGAGGTCTACGGCCCCGACCTGCTGCTGGCCGCCGTGCTGGTGGCGCTGGGAGTGCCGCCCGTgctgcccgcccgccccgcgccccgcacGCACCTGGCCGGGGTGATGTGCCTGGCCTCGGAGCACGGCCCGAGCCTGGCGGGCGGCGGGGGCATGGAGGCTCTGCGGGAGCTGCACGGCCGCGGGCTCGTCCGCCTCAACCGGCTCTTCGAGGAGCCCGAGGGGGCCGGCGAGTACGAGGAGCCGCTGCTGAGCGTGGCGTGCGCCGGGGCCACGCTGGCCGAGGCCTGCGAGCgcctgctggggctctgccaggggctgggcatCGACTCCCCGCGATATCCCGTGGAGCATTTCTTGTCCCACTTCAAATAGCGCCGGGCAGGCAGCGGGGAGAGCGGGGGAATGGGTCCCCGGCACAGCCGGCACCAgctcccgccgccccgccgcccctcccTGGCATCCCCCCGGCACCCCGTCCCGCTGTCCCCCCATCCCCTGGCCTGGCACACCATGTCCTGGCACCCCCGTACCGCCCTGCATCCCAGGCACCTTCATCCTGGCACTCCATCCCCTGGGATCCCCTCGCTCCCCTGGCAGCCCATCCCCTGGCATCCTGAAACCCCATCTCCTGGCACCCCCCACTGCTCTGACACCCCAATCCCCGGCATCGCCCATGTCCTCGCACCACATTCCctggcatccctgtccatcctggCACTTCATCCTCACACTGACACCCTTCGTCCTAAGATTCCCGCTCTCCCAGTCCAGACACCTCATCCTCCTGCCCTAGCATCCCGTTCCCTGTTTCCCAACAcccttccctgtcccccctgccctgtccctacAGTCTGTACCCCCTGTCCCTGAAGCTGGGGGTCTGTCCCatgcctggggacacacaggggcacactgtcccctgctgtccccgtgCCACCCCCAGGGTGGGGCAGCCAGGACCCCCGAGGCAGCCAGGCCACCCCATGAGAGCAGCAGGTGAAGCGCGAGGTGTGTTGGCACCTGCTGTCATGGGGAGACCCCACAGTAACAAACCGCTATGGGGAGGGAGACCCCATAATGACAACGAATCATTGGGACATCCCATAATAACAAAGAAATGTGGCAAGACCCCACAATAACACACCAGCAAGGGGAGACCCCACAGTAACAGACTGAGGTGGGGAGACCCCACAATGACCCCCTGGAAGGGAAGACCCTACAATAACAAATGGGGAGAACCCACAGTAACAAACCTGTGCTTAGGGGAGACCCTACAACAGCATACACTGAAAGGGAGACCCTACAATAACAAACTGGCTTGGGGAGACCCTGCAATGATAGACTCGCACCAGGGGACCCTACAACAACAGAGGGGCACCCAGGgattccctggagcagctcagaaaATCCTCTGGGAAGGCTTGTGTGATGTGATATAGGGCTGTCACTGGGGAGGCCCTACAGTAACACCAGTGACCCCACACTAACACCCAGGCCCTGTAATGCCCAAGATCCTACAGCAACACCAGGCACCCCACACtaacacagagccctgcagtgctcctgaCCCTACAATAACAGCAGTGATCCTACAATAACACCCACATCCTACAGCCCTCACGACTCTACAATAACACCAGAGATCCTACAATAACACAGAGCCCCTGTAGTGCCTTGGAGCCTGCAATAACACACAGACACTGTAGTGCCTGAAACCCTCCAACAAACCccagtccctgcagtgcccctgaCCCTACAATAACATCCACGACCCTACAATAACACCAGAGACCCTACACCAACACGCAGCCCCCGCAGTAGCAGCAGTGACCCCACAACCACCCCAGTGACCCCACAATAACCCTGGCGCCCCGCAGCCCCACTCGTGCCCCCCAACCCCGCGGAAACCCCGGCCGGGATCTCCACGTGAGGTCACCGGGGTGTCCCCCTCtcttcctgcccctcctctgACGTCATCGCGGCGCCGCTGACGTCAGCGCGGCGCAGGGGGCGTGGCGGGCCGGGGTCCCCAGTAAAGGCTGTGAGCGGCCGCGCTGTCTCTGTCATGTTCCTGCGCCACCCCCGGCGACCCCCGTGCCCGTGTCCCCCGCGCTGGGGATACCCCGGTGACGCGCTCGGGGGCGTGGCCGTGGGTGGGGCGTGGGCGTGGGCGTGGCCAGCGCGGCGGGTTCCCCGGGGTCCCGATAAGGCGGTGTCACGGGGGCGTGGCGGAGGCGTGGCCGCTCTGGGGGCGTGGGCATCGGGGCGGGTCCCCGGGGGTCCCGGCGCGGCGCCGTCATGGCGGGGGTGTTCGACATCGACCTGGAGACCGAGGAGGGCAGCGACGGGGACGAGCCTGAGCTGGGCGCCGTGAGCCGGCAGCGGGGCGCgggggggcaccggggctgcCACCGGCACCGGGGCTGGGGCGGGGGGCGCCGCGGGGACGGGGGGCACCGGCAGCGGGACTGGCGGTGGAGGCGGCGAGCGGCACCGGGACGCGGTGGGGACGGGATCGGGGGTGTCGGGGTGGCGTGGGGTCCGCTCGGTGCCGGGAACGGCGGGCAGGGGCTTGGGGGGACAGcggcagggcagtgacaggggtcCCGCCGGTGGCGGGACAGGGGTGCAGCCGGGTTGTCCGCGGGACGGGGCGCCGGGGCACCGGGGGCAGCCGCGGATCccgggcgggcagcgggcggCTCCCGCTGGGCAGGGCCCGGCCTCGGCCCCAAAACATCCGGCTGGGCCGGCTCGGCGCTGCCTCGCCCCGCGCTGCCGCGTCCTGCCCGCGTCCTGCCCGCGTCCTGCTCGTGTCCTGCCCTTGCCGTACCCGTGTCCTGCCTGCCGTGTCCCCTCCTTGCcatgtgtcccctccctgccgtgggtcctctctgtgctgtgtctccCCTCCTTGCCAtatgtcccctccctgccatgcGTCCCCTGCCCACCTCTGACCGCGAGTTCCCTCCCGCaggagatggagctggagcCCCGGGGAAACGGCCTGGAGTAAGTGGGGGACAGCCTGCGGGGGGGGTGTGCAGACAGGGGACAGCCTGGGTGTGCAgacaggggacaggcagggggcTGTCCCCGCTCACCCCCTCTCTCGCCAGGCCGGTGGGACACTATGAAGAGATCGAGATTTCCGAGAGCAGTGTCAACAATGGCCCCGAGCACATCGGCCCGCACTGCTTCGAGCTGCTCCGCGTCCTGGGCAAGGGCGGCTACGGCAAGGTGGGGACACGGCCGGGCTGGGGACCTCTGAGGGGACTCCGGTGCTCCCCGACAGTGTCCCCAACCTTCCCTGCCCGTCCTTCCAGGTGTTCCAGGTGCGCAAAGTGCAGGGCACCAACACGGGCAAGATCTTCGCCATGAAGGTCCTGAAGAAGGTAGGGGCGCCCtggcccccccagcccccccggggaccccccccgCTCACCGCCTCCCCCCCAGGCCAAGATCGCCTGCAACGCCAAGGACACGGCGCACACCCGGGCCGAGAGGAACATCCTGGAGGCCGTCAAGCACCCCTTCATCGTCGACCTCATCTACGCCTTCCAGACGGGCGGCAAGCTCTACCTCATCCTGGAGTGCCTCAGCGGTGCGGGCGGGCTCGGGGCAGCCGGGGGCTACTCCAGGGATGGCTGCAAATTGTCCCAGGGGGGGCTCTAGGGCTTCCAGGAATGGCTCAGGGTATCCAGGGATGGTTAAAGCGTGATCTGTGGTGGCTGCAGTGTCCAGGAATGGCTCAGGGTATCCAGGGATGGTTAAAGCATGACCTGGGGTGGCTACAGTGTCCAGGGAGCGCGTCCTGGAATGCCTCAGGGTGTCCAGGGATGGTTAAAGTGTGACCTGGGGTGGCTACAGTGTCCAGGGAGGGCTTCCAGGAATGGCTCAGGGTATCCAGGGATGGTTAAAGCGTGTTCTGCGGTGGCTGCAGTGTCCAGGAGTGGCTCAGGGTATCCAGGGATGGTTAAAGGGTGATCTGCggtggctgcag is part of the Molothrus aeneus isolate 106 chromosome 6, BPBGC_Maene_1.0, whole genome shotgun sequence genome and harbors:
- the CARNS1 gene encoding carnosine synthase 1: MLSTSQASPERVPSPEEQEWAGPEALCPGWLEDEAPDGEVPGDSGDPDDATQAYERLQSALCQEGLPPTLDCSTEPRTGFGPLDMTVCILGSPTPFLPVLLEGATRCPGAMVLCLSPSWASRVPSESCPGAWSLLLSRGVSFKVGGHSALETFVPPRRANYVTGTFAPGDPEGGWVGELARDLDCPTGGSVPLAHRLEDTLVTRWVLAARANLPVPPTLAFVLGTRGDLPAQPAAPGVRLVRLQDPQGQQSLVQEEVGAFLGGTAMEPYGQVVVRPAGWRWRGTGTSSTHRKEEGVAVAQAVGARLRGLTEEDSVLLEAMVPTARLPVPPPRSPAPRLPMALRICTLVCRSWGDRPQLCQVACAVGRAESPVRHGAALPQGLDSSLQQWGVAAPSQRQALATRLREATEAAAAALMASEAELSPRQRGGGRARTDILGVDFLLACVDEALELVALATNGQRCLETCALAEAMGRGVGEPRGDLPRLLAEAMLHRAQRHLVEGKDILLIGAGGVSKSFVWEAARDYGLKIHLVESDPEHFAAGLVQTFLPYDSREHRRDEEHAERVLELLRSRGLRPHACLSYWDDCVVLAALVCQGLGLRGPAPAAVRVAKQKSRTHRHLQRCRRGRPPPAAFAVPCRRLRSHGDVERAAGAVPFPAVAKLEFGAGGVGVRLVENAGQCHAHAARLWRDLRDDADHPGIGLGWGNAMLLMEYVPGTEHDVDLVVFEGRLLGAWVSDNGPTRVPAFLETAACLPSCLPADRQAQLVRAALQCCRACGLRDGVFNVELKLGPAGPRLLEINPRMGGFYLRDWIREVYGPDLLLAAVLVALGVPPVLPARPAPRTHLAGVMCLASEHGPSLAGGGGMEALRELHGRGLVRLNRLFEEPEGAGEYEEPLLSVACAGATLAEACERLLGLCQGLGIDSPRYPVEHFLSHFK